In Bacteroidota bacterium, the genomic stretch ATTGGCGGACAAATAATCATGGGTACGTTGACTGAAGGTTAATAAATTATCAGCATCTCCTCCGGAAATCCAAAGGAATTTTATTTTCTGTTTTACAGCTTCAGGATCCGGGACTAATTCCTGGGGAGTTTTGGTATTAGGAGCGGATGAAAACCCGCCTATCCAGGCGAATTTATCCAGGTTTCCCAGCCCAAAATTCAATGACTGTCCCCCACCCATTGATAAACCGGCTATAGCACGATGTTCGCGGTCATTGAGTACGGAATATTTTTTCTCTATAAAAGGAATCAGGTCATTAAGTAAATCTTTTTCAAAATTTGCAAATGCCTGCACCTTAACCCCGTCATAAATATTACCTGTTGCACGGTCATCTTTCATGGCCCTGCCGTTTGGCAATACCACGATCATAGGTTCTACTTTCTTTTCTGCATACAGATTATCTAAAATAACCTGAGGCTGGCCATTATTAAACCATTCTTTTTCGTCTCCGCCAATACCATGCAGCAAATAAAGCACCGGATATTTCCTGCTTTTTGAATAAGCAGGGGGCGTATATACCAAAGCTTTGCGTTTAACTCCTACCGTTTTGGAAAAGTACGTAACAGTATCAATTCGACCCTGGGGGATACCACTGCGTACGACATCAAAACCTTTGGGAGCCTGTAATTCAATTGACTGCGAATAGACAGACAATTGAAAAATCAATGCAGTTGTGATTAATAAACATAGGCGTTTCATAGGAATTTTATTTTAATAGGACTTTTTGTAATCTTTTTCACAAACAGACACCAACTTTATATGTTACAATATATAACAAGAACTTGAATTTTTTACTCATTTTAATCCTTTCTTATTGTCAATTATAAGTTTTTATCAGATTTTGTGATCAGTTTAAAAATATTTATTGCATTCTGAACCAGTCAACATCCACATATCCCCCAAGCTTTCTGGTGGCATAATTAAAAAGGCAAAACTTATTACCCGTAAAAATTGAAAGGTTAAACCTCATTTTGAGTTCGTCACCCAATGTTTTGAAAGTCTTATTATCGGCACTGTAGGCGAAAGTAGCCTTACCTGTACCATAACATGCATTTGCAGCGAGATATATTGTTGAACCCTTAAATAAGGTTGAATCAACAGTCCTCCCATTGTTAACCATTACGATATAATTTCTGTTCCTTTCTCTTTTTACGGC encodes the following:
- a CDS encoding xylan 1,4-beta-xylosidase is translated as RTAKIADNLREARNTLTQRMFAYYSDSLPTMGITKMETSRMKEGDISGLAVFQDPYGYIAVKRERNRNYIVMVNNGRTVDSTLFKGSTIYLAANACYGTGKATFAYSADNKTFKTLGDELKMRFNLSIFTGNKFCLFNYATRKLGGYVDVDWFRMQ